Proteins encoded within one genomic window of Hevea brasiliensis isolate MT/VB/25A 57/8 chromosome 8, ASM3005281v1, whole genome shotgun sequence:
- the LOC131181972 gene encoding F-box protein CPR1-like, with amino-acid sequence MSDHLPQELLAEVLSRLPVKSLLKCRCVSKTWYSLIADPSFIAQHLKKNAARNSGLLFFSYSTRELVWPFKESVRYLLYPDESFPANPVEELDCPFKGIKRFVNIVGSCNGVFLSDDVYGKYAEKAFLWNPSLRKIVNIPCPNFTFTSYGPYIPSLGFGFDSTTDDYKLVRIVYSHFIFDEIRPFVEIYSLRSRGWRKVKKDLKYFITARSTSAFLNGACHWVATKRGNGPGVRDVIVSFSLGEEVFGEMEVPDCLVNQYHYMDVAVFDGSLLLVASFKLTGEGCFTVWMMKEYGIPGSWTKLFNISHLKWIRKLVAFRQSGKVLLAKSFGDLVLYDPKTEEIFDTKIWGNAHSFYLDTFVESLVLLDETNEFTEVEASEDNSTNEILEDVASSSNSQLVIDEANGEPKEEAQGESISTQ; translated from the exons atgTCTGATCATCTTCCTCAAGAATTGCTCGCGGAAGTTTTGTCAAGATTGCCAGTTAAATCACTCCTCAAATGCAGATGCGTTTCCAAGACCTGGTACTCTTTGATCGCCGACCCTTCTTTCATAGCCCAACATCTCAAGAAAAACGCTGCAAGGAACAGTGGCCTACTTTTCTTTAGTTACAGCACCAGAGAACTTGTTTGGCCATTTAAAGAAAGTGTGCGTTATTTGCTGTACCCAGATGAGTCTTTCCCTGCAAACCCTGTTGAAGAACTTGATTGCCCATTTAAAGGCATAAAGCGTTTTGTTAATATAGTGGGTTCTTGCAATGGGGTTTTTTTATCTGATGATGTTTATGGCAAATACGCTGAGAAAGCTTTTTTATGGAACCCTAGTCTTAGAAAGATTGTTAACATTCCTTGTCCTAATTTTACGTTTACCTCATATGGACCCTATATACCCTCACTTGGGTTTGGCTTTGATTCCACTACTGATGATTATAAGCTTGTGAGAATAGTGTATTCGCATTTTATCTTTGATGAGATTCGGCCTTTTGTTGAGATATACAGTTTGAGAAGTAGGGGTTGGAGAAAGGTTAAAAAAGATCTGAAATATTTCATCACTGCGCGCTCAACGTCTGCTTTTCTGAATGGAGCTTGTCATTGGGTTGCCACTAAGCGAGGCAATGGGCCAGGTGTACGGGATGTGATTGTGTCGTTTTCTTTGGGAGAAGAGGTGTTTGGGGAAATGGAGGTACCAGATTGTTTGGTTA ATCAATATCACTATATGGATGTTGCAGTTTTTGATGGATCACTTTTGCTGGTTGCTTCTTTTAAATTGACAGGAGAAGGCTGTTTTACAGTTTGGATGATGAAAGAATATGGCATTCCAGGATCTTGGACCAAActtttcaatatttcacatttgaAATGGATACGAAAGTTAGTTGCATTTAGGCAAAGTGGTAAGGTTCTATTGGCAAAATCCTTTGGAGACCTAGTTCTCTATGATCCAAAGACAGAAGAAATCTTTGATACAAAAATTTGGGGCAATGCACACTCCTTTTATTTGGATACTTTTGTGGAGAGTCTTGTTTTACTCGATGAAACAAATGAATTTACTGAAGTGGAAGCTTCTGAGGATAATAGCACAAATGAAATCTTGGAGGATGTTGCTTCTAGTTCTAATTCACAGCTAGTAATTGATGAAGCAAATGGAGAACCAAAGGAAGAAGCACAGGGAGAGTCCATTTCTACACAATGA